TACTCAAAACCGGCATGCGATTCTTCCACTGCACATCGACAAAGGTTTGAGCCGCAGTAGCCGCCAGCTCTTCGTCATCCGTCTGGGCCGCCGCATAGGCTACAATACGGCAGTGAGCATCTGGAAAAGGTGGTCGTTTAAAGTTCGGGCCCAATTCCTTTTCCAAAACTTCTTCGGAAGCGCCGATCAGCTGGCAGTACCGCAGCCAAGCAGCTTCGAACTCTGGCACATCGAAATTTTGGATCATCTCCGAACAGATCGTAGGCAGACCAAACATAACGCTCAGGTGAGACGCTCGCGGCTCTACCCCTTCCGCCGGGGTTAGCTTCTTGGTCTCTGGATCGTATTTGAATGTAAGGTTGAAGAAGCCAAGTTCTGACCCGCCAATATCACGCATCGAACCTTCCAGCCATTCGCGGTACTTCGGATCTCCCGTCCTTTCCCAAGCGGTGAACCAGTTGGAGGCGATAGCTCCGTAGTCCGTACCCACTGACATGATACATTCTCCTTTAATAGGCTCGCCGGGAAGTTTGCGCAATGGATTCAGTGCATCGAGCATGCGATCCGCCTCAGTTACCTCTTTCAATACATCTCCAGTACGTTCATCCGTGGTCAAGAAGTAGTGGAAACGGCGATTCATACAGGTACTGATTCGCAGTTGTTTCGCGCTGCAGCCCCAATGCATCACGTTGTGACGAGAGCCAAACCCTGCAAATCGGCCTAGGTGGTAGATGTCCACATCTCGATTGTGTCGGTTCATCGCTTCCGCCATACGAAACGCCGTCGGGTCTCCACTTCTCAAGAACATGAACCATAGCCACATGTCGGAAGAGAGCTCGGAATTATCCCACGCAAAGCCACCTACGTCGTAGCGCCAAACATGGCGAAACTCATCGTATGTATGCATTATGTCGCCGTAGTCCCAGAAACCATACCAATGACGTTGCTCGACCTGGTCCGCGTAGTAGTTGAGACTCCAGTCCAAACGCTTCTCTACCATTTTCAGATTTACCGAGGTAGGATTCGGCAGACCCCACATGGTGCCAAATACCCGAGCCTTGTATATTTCTTCCGGATACGGAACAAGCTGAGGTGGAGTGAAACTCTCTTGCGCCCAGGCAGCGCAATCCTTGCGCTCGGGTACCGCTGAAGTGATCTTGAGTTGAAAATCGCTCGAGCGGGCTACTCCATGAGGAGTTCCAAAGCCAGGCTCGTAGTCTTCATAGGTGATATTCACTCCGTCGAGCTGTTTGGCGTACGCAGTCTCCGGCATACTTGGCTCGACTCCTTCGAACCCAACCCCAGGCACAACGCCTTCCATCTCCATGCCCAAGCCGTCGTGATAAAACCTTAGATCCATTGGACCTGCCTGAGGGGAATAGATCCACAGAGTCACCTCCGACATATCGGTGTTAGCATTCCGTACGTCGAGCTGGGTAGGATGCAGCTTCCAAAAATCCCTCATCCCGAAAGCGACTCCCCCAGAGACTCCACCTACGTATCCAAATCCTTGGGAACGCTTGCCTTGATCAGCATTTATCCAGGCATGTCCGGCCTTGGTCCTTTTACGGAGCGAGAACCCATTTGAGTTCGGCTGAAACAGGGAAAAATCACCCCAAGTCGGCACCCAATGTAGTCGAGAACTCACGATCTCTGGCCAAGTCCGAATGTCAGGCAATGGCTTCCCATCGATCTGGGCGTTCATGATCTCGTCGGGTGCCTGCCTACGCAGACCGGTGATCCCAAGCACTGCTTCCGACCAGAGCCCTTCCCCATCGCCCGAGAATCGTACGTGACGATCGTAGAGCTGATCAGTCATCGGCACCGAAAAGCGCAATCCGAGCCCACTCAAAAAATCTTCATTCTCGTCGCCATCAAATACGAAGGTATGGGAAACCTTTATCTCATCGCTACCGGAGAAGAAATAGAGCCTCAGCGTAAAGGGCAGCCACTCCCGTCCACTCTCCTCGCGGTGCATGCCTTCCAGTTTTAGCACGCAACGAATAGGCCCTTCCTGCTCGATCTCCACCGACTTGAGCTCGCTATTGAACGATTCAACGCCAGCCCCCGGCTCCGGGCTTTCCGAACGAGAGCCAACCAAACATCCATCTACCAAGCTAAGTCTCCCGTTTCTCCACACCTTGGAGACCAAGTTGCTTCCTTCGCTTGGGATCTCGGCCTTGATGAGTCCCGTATCCACCAGGATGGCTGAACCGCTCCGGCTCACTACAATCGGGCTGTCGACCTTGGCGGACTTACCAGAAACGACTTCATAAAATTTGGACTTCGGCAAGCCCGCCGGCAAAGCATGCCCGGTCCACTTCAGACTGCCGTCATCCCACATGGCTGTGCTCCATGTCTGTAAAGGAAACACACGCCCCTCCGCCGTTCTCAGCGAAAATTCGCTTTCGTGTTGCACCTGCCCACGCGGCCAAGGAACTCCGAAAGCAGTTCCGAAATGATTGCCCACACGCTCTTTTTCCAACCATGAAATTCGAACGACCCCCGGGGAGAGCTTGTACTCCTCCTTGGCCAACAGCCTGTCCACCACGCCTTTGGCGTTTCCAAGCGCAGGCATGGCTGCGGCAGACAAGCCTGCTAATTTAACGAAATTCCTACGAGTAACCGATTTTTTCATGGGTATAAATTCAAACGCCCTACGGGGCTTAATCAGGGAGACGTGAAGCCTATCCTTTGGACAGCGCACTACTCAAAACTTTAGTAGGGTGACCGTCAATTTGCGAGCTGGCTCCCTAAGAAAGCAAAGACAGACCTGTTTCCCCATGCGCAAGCGAAGCTGACTCAGGCCCGTTGATTGGGGTTACGAAGATCGGCGAATCATCCCGGCGGTCAAACGCAAGTATCTTAAAGTTCAATACAAGAAAGCCCGACCATGAGCTCTACGCCCGCTTTATTCACTCCCTTCTCCTTAAAGGACCTTACGCTCCGCAATCGTATCGCCGTCCCTCCCATGTGCCAATACACAGCCCGGGAGGGATTCATCAACGACTGGCACGACGCCCACTATACGAGTCTTGCGCGAGGCGGTGCGGGCCTAGTCATAGTCGAAGCGACCGGCGTGGCACCGGAAGGTCGGATCACACCGGGATGCCTTGGCCTCTGGTCCGACGACCATATCGCGGGACACGAGAACATCGCTCGCTCCATAAAAGCCGCCGGAGCGGTTCCCGGCATCCAGATCGGACACGCGGGCAGAAAAGCGAGCGCAAATCTACCTTGGGAGGGCGACGACCATATCCCAGATAGCGACCCGAGATCATGGCAAACTATCGCCCCCTCCGCAATTCCCTTTGGAGCCGGGCTTCCCAAAGTGCCTAAGGAAATGAGCCTGCAGGATATCGAGCGGGTCAAGTTGGACTTCGTCTCGGCGGCGGAGAGAGCCTTAAAGGCAGGTTACGAATGGCTGGAGCTCCACTTCGCACACGGCTATCTTGAGCAAAGCTTCTTCTCCGTTCATTCCAACCTACGTACCGACCAATACGGCGGAGACTTAGCGGGCCGCAGCAGATTTCTCCTGGAGACTCTGGAAGCAGTGAGAAAAGTCTGGCCTGAGAGACTTCCCCTCACCGCTCGCTTCGGTGTTATCGAATTCGACGGGCGGGACGAGGAAACCTTGGCCGAATCGATCGAGCTCGCCAAGAACTTCAAGGCCGGCGGTTTGGATATGCTTAGCGTGAGCGTCGGCTTTTCGACGCCCACCGCAAAAATCCCATGGGGCCCAGCTTTCCTCGCGCCCATCGCTCAAAAGGTGCGTCAAGAGAGTGGCCTACCAGTAGCTTCCGCTTGGGGCATCGACAATCCCCAGGTCGCTAACCAAACCATAGAAGACAGCCAACTTGATTTGGTGATGATCGGGAAGGCCCATTTGGCCAACCCGCATTATCCATACGAATTGGCGAAATCTCTTAGCCTGGAAAAACCAGACTGGATCCTTCCTCAGTCTTACGCTCACTGGCTAGCGAGCTACCGGACCTCGTAGTCCGTTTTAAAGAAAAGCTAGTCTTCCACCTCGAGCAACCGAGAGGAGAGCGAGACATCGATGACGTTCTCATTCATGGCCTTTTCCTTGCGGAAGTTTTCTACCTCGATATTAGCCATACGAACCTTTTTGACAGGAAGCTCGGCCTGTCCTTGAATCTTCACTACATATTCAACGGAACCGGCACGGACGTTTTCGAGGTATACCTCGCTAATCGGCGTGAGACGACGTTCGTAGGTCGGCACCAGATCCCTCCACTGATAAAGCACATCGGTCTCGATCCCGAGAACCCCATACCTGAGGTCACCCGATTCGATGTTGCGTAAATGGATATTCTTCACCCAACCACCTCGGCGCTCATTGGTCTTGATGAAAAGCAGATGCCCTACTCCGGCAATAGAACGGTCCAAAGAGCAATTTTCGATCAACACGTTCTCCACTCCGCCTGAAAGCTCGCTGCCTATCGCCAAGAGTTGGTGCCCGTTTTTCACGAAGCAGTTTCTGACGACGACGTTACGCGTGGGCGTATCCAATCTCCAAGCATCCTGGTTACGGCCGGATTTAACTGCGATCGCGTCATCGCCTTGGTCGAAGGTACAATCTTCGATTAGAATGTTCTGACTCATTTCCGGGTCGACACCATCGTTGTTGTGACCATGGGCCCGCACTTTCACCCCTCGAATAACCACATTCTTCGAGAGAAACGGGTGGATGACCCAAAACGGACTATCCTCAATTGAAACGCCCTCCAGCAAAACGTTTTCGCATCGGTTGAACTGGATAAACTGAGGACGCATGTTGGCGTCATCTTTGGTCATAACGCGATCCTCTACCGGCACGTCGGTGGAAGCCATTTCATAGAGGAGCTTGAGAGCCTCCATGTGAGCTGGTGGCCGCTTGTACCATTCCCGCCAAACATCGAGCTTCGCCTGCAGCTTTCCACCTCCCGTAATCGCGATATTCTCGCACTCGTAGGCGTAGACCAGAGGTGAGTAGTTATAGCACTCCATCCCTTCCCATGTCGTTTTAACCGCAGGAAGATAGTCTTCTGGGTTTTCGGAAAACAGCAGGATCGCCCCTTCCTCCAAATGGAGATTCACATTGCTTTTGAAGTGAACGGGGCCGGTCAACCACTCCCCCGCTGGCACTACCACAACGCCTCCTCCGGCAGAAGATGCCTTGTCTATCGCCGTAGCAATCGCGTTCACCGTAGCGTTCTTATCCCCCTGAATTGCCCCGTATTCCGTAATAGGATACCGCTCGCACTCCGAGAAGTCCGGCACCGTAATCACAGGCATCTCAAACGGTGCTTCCACTTCGATCTCCTCAAAACGGAGCCCGGATGCCGCATGGCCATCTGAGCAGGACTGCAGAGCCAAAGCGAACAAGGCCACGACCAACGTGGAAATCAGGAGATTGAAAAACTTACCACATCTAGAGGCACGGAAATATCTTGGAGCAATCATAGCGAAATGGGATCGGGCAAACCTAGGCCAATGCCTCCACACCTTGTACCGTCTAGTAGGTGTACAGTCAGCAAAAACGAAAAAGCAAGGCCGCCTCGCCGATCCGCGGCCGGGACCCCCCCCCGGAAACGCAAAAGTCCGGCCGCTGACTCAACCACGACCGGACTTACATACCCACGCGCTTTCCACTTCGCCACACCCATAGGCTCGGGAAAACGCGATATTTTGCTTTTTACTACTCAAAAGATGAATCCTTCATTCCTGATCAAGCCGCAAGAAACACTACCTATTGCCTCAAGTCAGCTTATCCTAATCAGGTCTTTGAGATTCGTCACTAATAAAACTGTAACTGTTACAGTTTTAAAGTCATTTATTTATTTCCGAACGATTTTTCGAAATTCGGCTTACCCAGTGTATGCTGGTCACAGATATTGCTTCGTTGATCCCTCCGAAGACTATTATTCGAACACCCCAGATTCCTTTAAACCCTAGAAAGGTAGGGATCTCATAGCTTCCTCCACACTACTTTGACCTTATTGCCGGGGAACCCCGCAGTCTATTTGCGCCTAGGCTTCGGTGGCAAAGTTCAACAGCTAGATGACATACAGTAAAGAAAGTCAGAACAACAATCTTACTGTCCACTTTGACTATATTTGCTGTAACTGTTACAAGCATCAGTAGTGATCTTTACCAAACCAAAAGTTTTCGCCCCAAGCACCCCCCTGCGAGAGGCAACCTCCAACTGATAATTACCCAGGGCCACTGCCCGTACCCCCCCCCATTACTCTATCCCGAGACCGGAAAGCTGCACTTCTCCATGCGGTGTCCGCTTCACCCCTCTCTGTAACAAAATACCTAATACAGTTAACCCAAACTACAGCGTGTTATGAAACATACCAAACAGGTACCCAAAAAAACGTCGCACTGGCTTCTGGCCTTAGCGATCACCTGCCCTTTCGCCCTCAGTGGCGTCTATGGGCAAGACGAGGACCTCGAAGAGGAAGAAGTCTTCGAGCTTTCTCCTTTCGAAGTAACCTCTTCCGAAGACGATATCGGCTACCGTCAGCAAAATACGCTGGCCGGATCGCGCATGAATACAAACATCGGGGACATCGCCGCCTCCATATCGGTAATCACTAAGGAGCAAATGGAGGACACCGCGTCCACCGACCTCAACGATATCTTCCGTTACGAGGCGAGTACCGAAGGCTCATCCACCTATACTCCAGGCGTATCATCCATGCGCGGCGACGGTGTAGCCGACGTCAACGCTGGTTACGCGAGCGGGGCTAACGGTGTCGCTCAAACCAACGCTACCGCCAACACGGTACGTGGACTGGGTTCTCCCAGTGCCGCGATCAACTTCTACCGTGCGATTAACCAAATCCCACTGGATTCATACAACGTCCAATCCGTCGAAATCAGCCGTGGTCCAAACTCCATGCTATTCGGCACGGGCAGCCCTGCTGGCGTGGTCAACCAATCACGCTCCAGCGCGGTATTGAACGAGACAGGCTACTCCGTTAAGCTAAGGTTCGACGACCGAGGATCCAAGCGGGCCAGCTTGACCTTCAACGCGCCCCTCATCGAGGACAAGCTCGCCTTTTTCGGAGCGTACCTTACAGACGACAAGGAATTCACTCGCAAGCCTTCCTACGACGACACGGAACGCTTCTACGGCGCCATAACCTACACGCCATTCGAGAAGACCAAGCTTACTTTCAATTTCGAAAACTACGAAAACGAAAATAGCCGGCCCAATACACTGACTCCCGTCGACTACGTCTCCACTTGGATGGAGTCCGGCATGCCGATGTACGATTCGGTCAACCACACCGTCACCTACGCCGCCACCGGAGAAACTGCCGGTATCTACATTCGCAATACAGCGAGTCCATTGATCGACGACGTGCGCAGCTATATCAGCTCGCTCGACGGATACGACGCATCGCTCTGGAACGAAGCGCAGACCACCTACAACGGTGTTAGCATCGTGGGTTCTTCCGCCATGACAAACCCAGATTCCGTTCTCTACGTGTCCGGCATGGGATACGCCGCGAGCCGCCCAACGATGCAGGTTGCGGACGGATCTATCGCCAATTGGGTAGAAGGCTTAACAGGAAGGTACTACCAACAATACGGTTCAGAGACCGATCCCTCCTCCTACCCAGCCATCTATCCCACTACCACCGAGATCTACGCCAATACGGCCAATGCCAATGCCTATGAGCAATTCTGGACTACGTCGTACGACAACTCCGCGGCAAATGGGAACATAGCCAACTGGAAATACGCAGGCGTCACGGACCAGTCCATCTACGATTGGGAAAACATAAACATCCTCTCCATGAATTTTGGAGAAGAGGAAGCCCAAACTTACAATCTGGAATTCGAGCAACAGCTAAGCGACGACCTCTACTTCTCCGCCGGCTGGTTCCGTCAGGAATTCGAGTCCTACTCCAGCTACACGGTTTCGCAGCTTAACGCGACCGCTCTTTACGTAGACACCAACCTCTACCTGCCAGACGGATCAGAAAATCCGTATGCAGGGTCCGTCTACGTCCAAGATATGGATCCGGATCGCTTCCGCACTCAGATCACCAACGATCAGCTCCGTGCCATCCTGGCCTTCACGCCAGACTTCACGACCAACGACAACTGGACCCGCTGGTTGGGCAAGCACCAATTCCTCGCTTTCGCCTCCGAAGAAGAAGAGCTACGCGACTACTGGCGCATGCGCCTATCTTGGACTGCTTCCGACGAAGAAGATGCCGGCATGATCCGCTACCTCTCCAACTACTATGACGATGCGGATGGAAACGCGACTGGTTTCAGCTACGTCAATAGAGGGCGCACCACTCGACGCGCCTACTACTTGACCGATAGCGGCCTGACCGTCGACGAATACGGATTGGCCACTACAGCCAGCGGCGGACTTAGCGCTGACTCCTACACAGACACCATGATGGTATACAACTACGATACCGAGTCATGGGAAGAAGTCTCCTACACCGCTTCTTATGAAGCCTTTGCCGCTACCACTGGCAGCTCCAAGACCAAAATTTCCTCTTGGAACATCGGAGGTACCAGCCACTTCTGGGAAGACCGCATCGTAGCCACCTACGGGATACGCAACGACAAGGTGTCCAACACCAGTACCACGACTGGAGCCATCTATGACGACGACGGAAACCTCGTCGAAGCAGCCCTCGAGTCGACCGATATCTATGTCGACGGATACCTCAACGAAGACTTGGTCATGAACCGCTACCGCGGCTGGACCACAGTTGAAGAAAAGACCAGCACCTTCGGCGTAGTATTCCGTCCATTCAAAGGATGGGAGAACGTCGAATCATCCGCCAAGAAAGGAAATCTCTTCGCAGAGTTCGTAAATACGCTGGGCTTCACCTACAACAACTCCGAGACCTTCAATCCTCCCACCTCCGACTACGTCGATCTCTTCGGAAACGAACTGCCAAAGCCAAGCGGCAAGGGAGAGGACTGGGGTGTACAATTCTCGCTCTTCAATAACAAGCTCTTCGCTCGCATCAGCCAGTACGAGTCTAGCAACGAGAATCAAACCATTAGCGGAGGCACAGCCTACAGCCGCTTTACCAGCAATCTGGATACAAGCACCTTCCGCAACTGGGCCCGCACAATCGCCCTCATCAACTGGGGTCAGGACCCGACCGACAGCGAAACCTTCGGCCAAAACCTAACCACTGCGCAGCAAGATCAGCTTGAGGCCGACATCGAGGCGATCTGGGGCCTCCCTTACGACTACTACTCCGACCTCGGATCAACCGGAGCCACTCGCTCCGTCTACGCCGAGGGTACCGAGTTGGAAATCAGCTACAACCCGAAGCCAAATTGGACTATCAAGCTC
This genomic interval from Pelagicoccus albus contains the following:
- a CDS encoding glycoside hydrolase family 28 protein; amino-acid sequence: MIAPRYFRASRCGKFFNLLISTLVVALFALALQSCSDGHAASGLRFEEIEVEAPFEMPVITVPDFSECERYPITEYGAIQGDKNATVNAIATAIDKASSAGGGVVVVPAGEWLTGPVHFKSNVNLHLEEGAILLFSENPEDYLPAVKTTWEGMECYNYSPLVYAYECENIAITGGGKLQAKLDVWREWYKRPPAHMEALKLLYEMASTDVPVEDRVMTKDDANMRPQFIQFNRCENVLLEGVSIEDSPFWVIHPFLSKNVVIRGVKVRAHGHNNDGVDPEMSQNILIEDCTFDQGDDAIAVKSGRNQDAWRLDTPTRNVVVRNCFVKNGHQLLAIGSELSGGVENVLIENCSLDRSIAGVGHLLFIKTNERRGGWVKNIHLRNIESGDLRYGVLGIETDVLYQWRDLVPTYERRLTPISEVYLENVRAGSVEYVVKIQGQAELPVKKVRMANIEVENFRKEKAMNENVIDVSLSSRLLEVED
- a CDS encoding NADH:flavin oxidoreductase/NADH oxidase, whose translation is MSSTPALFTPFSLKDLTLRNRIAVPPMCQYTAREGFINDWHDAHYTSLARGGAGLVIVEATGVAPEGRITPGCLGLWSDDHIAGHENIARSIKAAGAVPGIQIGHAGRKASANLPWEGDDHIPDSDPRSWQTIAPSAIPFGAGLPKVPKEMSLQDIERVKLDFVSAAERALKAGYEWLELHFAHGYLEQSFFSVHSNLRTDQYGGDLAGRSRFLLETLEAVRKVWPERLPLTARFGVIEFDGRDEETLAESIELAKNFKAGGLDMLSVSVGFSTPTAKIPWGPAFLAPIAQKVRQESGLPVASAWGIDNPQVANQTIEDSQLDLVMIGKAHLANPHYPYELAKSLSLEKPDWILPQSYAHWLASYRTS
- a CDS encoding TonB-dependent receptor plug domain-containing protein codes for the protein MKHTKQVPKKTSHWLLALAITCPFALSGVYGQDEDLEEEEVFELSPFEVTSSEDDIGYRQQNTLAGSRMNTNIGDIAASISVITKEQMEDTASTDLNDIFRYEASTEGSSTYTPGVSSMRGDGVADVNAGYASGANGVAQTNATANTVRGLGSPSAAINFYRAINQIPLDSYNVQSVEISRGPNSMLFGTGSPAGVVNQSRSSAVLNETGYSVKLRFDDRGSKRASLTFNAPLIEDKLAFFGAYLTDDKEFTRKPSYDDTERFYGAITYTPFEKTKLTFNFENYENENSRPNTLTPVDYVSTWMESGMPMYDSVNHTVTYAATGETAGIYIRNTASPLIDDVRSYISSLDGYDASLWNEAQTTYNGVSIVGSSAMTNPDSVLYVSGMGYAASRPTMQVADGSIANWVEGLTGRYYQQYGSETDPSSYPAIYPTTTEIYANTANANAYEQFWTTSYDNSAANGNIANWKYAGVTDQSIYDWENINILSMNFGEEEAQTYNLEFEQQLSDDLYFSAGWFRQEFESYSSYTVSQLNATALYVDTNLYLPDGSENPYAGSVYVQDMDPDRFRTQITNDQLRAILAFTPDFTTNDNWTRWLGKHQFLAFASEEEELRDYWRMRLSWTASDEEDAGMIRYLSNYYDDADGNATGFSYVNRGRTTRRAYYLTDSGLTVDEYGLATTASGGLSADSYTDTMMVYNYDTESWEEVSYTASYEAFAATTGSSKTKISSWNIGGTSHFWEDRIVATYGIRNDKVSNTSTTTGAIYDDDGNLVEAALESTDIYVDGYLNEDLVMNRYRGWTTVEEKTSTFGVVFRPFKGWENVESSAKKGNLFAEFVNTLGFTYNNSETFNPPTSDYVDLFGNELPKPSGKGEDWGVQFSLFNNKLFARISQYESSNENQTISGGTAYSRFTSNLDTSTFRNWARTIALINWGQDPTDSETFGQNLTTAQQDQLEADIEAIWGLPYDYYSDLGSTGATRSVYAEGTELEISYNPKPNWTIKLTGSKQETVYDNVLKEYTEWFNYRFPDWENAQAADYLLADYANFITYTTDTGREVDLTNFMSSYGYVSQVTLDNVYGNTSVEAYYNNILVPQVRLQQDLEGQVITNQSKYQASLLTNYKFTGDRLKGVSVGGSLRWLDKKSIGYYGMASGNGGDDYLDLSDVTRPIYTPAQTYYDFWAAYRTTIMNESVDMKIQLNVVNAFESGGLQVVGVNLDGTPYAYRIIDPRTFQLSLSFDM
- a CDS encoding Tat pathway signal sequence domain protein; its protein translation is MKKSVTRRNFVKLAGLSAAAMPALGNAKGVVDRLLAKEEYKLSPGVVRISWLEKERVGNHFGTAFGVPWPRGQVQHESEFSLRTAEGRVFPLQTWSTAMWDDGSLKWTGHALPAGLPKSKFYEVVSGKSAKVDSPIVVSRSGSAILVDTGLIKAEIPSEGSNLVSKVWRNGRLSLVDGCLVGSRSESPEPGAGVESFNSELKSVEIEQEGPIRCVLKLEGMHREESGREWLPFTLRLYFFSGSDEIKVSHTFVFDGDENEDFLSGLGLRFSVPMTDQLYDRHVRFSGDGEGLWSEAVLGITGLRRQAPDEIMNAQIDGKPLPDIRTWPEIVSSRLHWVPTWGDFSLFQPNSNGFSLRKRTKAGHAWINADQGKRSQGFGYVGGVSGGVAFGMRDFWKLHPTQLDVRNANTDMSEVTLWIYSPQAGPMDLRFYHDGLGMEMEGVVPGVGFEGVEPSMPETAYAKQLDGVNITYEDYEPGFGTPHGVARSSDFQLKITSAVPERKDCAAWAQESFTPPQLVPYPEEIYKARVFGTMWGLPNPTSVNLKMVEKRLDWSLNYYADQVEQRHWYGFWDYGDIMHTYDEFRHVWRYDVGGFAWDNSELSSDMWLWFMFLRSGDPTAFRMAEAMNRHNRDVDIYHLGRFAGFGSRHNVMHWGCSAKQLRISTCMNRRFHYFLTTDERTGDVLKEVTEADRMLDALNPLRKLPGEPIKGECIMSVGTDYGAIASNWFTAWERTGDPKYREWLEGSMRDIGGSELGFFNLTFKYDPETKKLTPAEGVEPRASHLSVMFGLPTICSEMIQNFDVPEFEAAWLRYCQLIGASEEVLEKELGPNFKRPPFPDAHCRIVAYAAAQTDDEELAATAAQTFVDVQWKNRMPVLSTERYEGPDVLNPIDEARWVTTNGTSQWGLAAIQVSALIPEALSSAK